TCGTCGAAGAGGTCTCCATCGACGGCATGTGCGGCGTGTACTGACATGACCGCGCCCGGAGCCACCGACGTGTCCCCCCTGGCAATGGACACCGAGACAGCAACGGACACCGAGATGTTCGATCCGGGTGCCGGCTGGCGGCTCCACCCGCAGGTAGCGCTTCGCCCCGAGCCGTTCGGGGCGTTGCTCTACCACTTCGGCACCCGCAAGTTGTCGTTCCTGAAGAACACCGTCATCGT
This window of the Rhodococcus pyridinivorans genome carries:
- the mftB gene encoding mycofactocin biosynthesis chaperone MftB (MftB, a small protein, is a peptide chaperone that assists the radical SAM enzyme MftC in performing two modifications to the C-terminal Val-Tyr dipeptide of the mycofactocin precursor peptide, MftA. MftB's role is analogous to the role of PqqD in the biosynthesis of PQQ, a cofactor that derives entirely from a Tyr and a Glu in the precursor PqqA.); the encoded protein is MDTETATDTEMFDPGAGWRLHPQVALRPEPFGALLYHFGTRKLSFLKNTVIVDVVRSLGDHGSVRDALRAHGIDENAERPYVRALGTLADSHMIVPV